ATCGCCGGGCAGAAATACTACGTGCAGCAGAACGTGTTCGACCTGCGGGTGCTGTCCACGCTGGGCCTTTCGGAGGAGGACATTGCCGCCATTGCCGCCGTGGACGGCGTGGAGGCTGTGCAGCCGGTGAAATATCAGGACGTGGAGGCCCAGTGGCAGGGCCAGAGCGAGACGGCGGTGGTGCGCCTGCAGCAGCTGCCCGCCGACCCCGGGGCCGACACGGCAGAAAATATGGACCGTCTGGTGCTGCTCTCGGGCCGGATGCCTGAGGCCCCGGACGAGTGCGTGGTGCATGTGATGGGCTACGGCGACCCGGTGGAACCGGGCACGGTGCTCACCCTGCCGGAGGACACCGAACATGTGAGCCGGAAGCAGTTCACGGTAGTGGGCACCGTGCAGGACCCGCAGCATTTTTCCACGGACAAGGAGAGCAGCACCGCCGGTGACGGCCAGCTGGATGATATCGTATTCCTGCCGGAAGGCAGCCTGACCATGGGTTATTATACGGCGTGCTATCTCAAGGTGAAAAATGCCGACCTGTATGATAATTACTCGGACGCGTATCAGGCAGCAGTGGATGACACAGCCGCAAGGGTAAAGGCCATCAGCGGCGCACAGTGCACGGCCCGGCGGGCGGAGCTGATCGAGGATGCCAGTGCAGAGCTGGCCGATGCCCGGGCCGAGTACAACGACAAAAAAGCCGAAGCAGACCGTCAGTTTGCGGAGGCAGAGCAGCAGCTGGCCGATGCACAGGCACAGCTGGACAGCGCCAAAGCCCAGCTGGACGCGGGCGAAGCGGAGCTTGCCGCCAACAAAAAGGCCCTGCCGGATACTATGCAGGGCGGTGCGGACGAGCTGGTGAGCGGCGAGGAACAACTGCTGGAATTTGAGGATCAGCTGCAGCAGATCGAGATGCTGGTGAACCTGAAAAAGGTGGCCGACCCGCTGCTGGGCTATGCCGAAACGGCTCTGAACAATGCACAGAAAGCGCTGGACGAGGCCGAGCCCGCCGACGAGGAATACACCGACCTGCGGGACGCCCTGCAGAAGGCGCAGGATGCTTACGACAACATCAGCGGCCAGCTGAACGGCTATCAGGCTCAGCTGGACGCGGGCAAGCGCCAGATGTATGCACAGGGGCTGATCTCTTCGCCCAGCCTTTCCAACGAGCAGCTGGTGACCGAAGCCAAAGCCGCACTGCGCCAGATGAAGGTAAAGCTTCTGCAGGGGCAGCTGCAGCTCACCACCGGCACGGCCACAGCCTACACCCAGTTTGATGCGGCTCGCACCCGGCTGGACGAAGGCTGGCAGCAGTACAACGACGGCGTGCAGCAGCTGGCCGATTCCCGCGCGGAGTACGAGAGCCAGAAGGCCGATGCCGAACAGCAGCTGGCCGACGGCCTTGCCCAGCTGAACGATGCCGAGGAGCAGGTGAGCCAGATCAAGAGCGGCGAGTGGTATGTGCTGGACCGCGGCTCCACCGTGAGCTTTGTCACCTTTGAGCAGTATGCCGACCGCATGGATGCCATTGCACGGGTGTTCCCGGTGTTCTTCTTCCTGGTGGCGGCGCTGGTGGCCACTACCACTATGACCCGCATGGTGGACGAGAACCGCCTGCAGCTGGGCACCCTGAAAGCACTGGGCTACTCCAACGCAAAGATCGCAGGCAAGTATCTGTTCTATGCCCTCAGCGCCAGCGTGCTGGGCAGCATCGTGGGCATGGTCATCGGTTTTGTGGTGTTCCCGCTCATCATCTGGTATGCTTACCAGATGATCTTCAGCATGTCCACCTTTACGCTGCACTTTTACCCCGGCATGGCGGCAGCCAGCGTAGCCATCAGCGCGGCCGTCATCGGTTTTGCTACATGGAACGCCTGCCGTGCCAGCCTGAAGGAAAAGACCGCAGCTTTGCTGCTGCCCCGGGCCCCGGTGGCAGGCAAGCGCATCTTTTTGGAGTACATCACCCCGCTGTGGCAGCACATGAGCTTCTCCCAAAAGACCACAGCCCGCAACCTGTTCCGCTACAAAAAGCGCTTTTTCATGACAGTGCTGGGCGTGGCAGGCTGCACGGCGCTGCTGCTGATCGGTTTTGGCATTCAGGATTCCATCCTGCCCATCGTGGACAAGCAGTCCGGGCAGCTGACCCACAACGATCTCACCATCTCGCTCAGCGATGAAAAGGCGCTGACCATGGAGCAGGGCCTTGCCGACACGCTGGACAGCAGCAGTGCGGTCCACAGCTGGGGCGCGTTCTACACAAAGTCCACCACCCTTTATAATGAAGAGGGCGGGAGCGCCGATGTCAGCATCGTAGGCGCGGAGGACGATGCCCGGATGACCGAATACTTCACCTTCCGCACTCGGGTGGGCCACGACCCCATTCCCTTTGAAGAGGACAGCGTGATCCTGACCGAAAAAACGGCCCTGAATCTGGGGCTGAGCGTAGGCGATACGTTCTATGTGGAGGCAGCAGACGGGAGCCGCGTGCCGCTGGTGCTGACCGGCATTACCGAGAACTACATGTTCACCCGGCTGTATCTGTCCGGTGCACAGCTGGAGAGCCTGCTGGGCGGCACACCGGAGTGGAATACTGTGTACGGCCTGACCGGCTGTACCACCGAGGCGGAGTACAACGCCCTGCGCACAAAGCTGCTGGACTGCAACTATGTGAGCAGCGTCAGCTTCACCGAGGACACCACCTCCATGTTCGGCAGCCTGATCGGCAGCCTGAACTACGTGGTGGTGCTGATCATCGTGTGCGCGGCGGCGCTGGCGGCGGTGGTGCTGTACAACCTGATCAGCGTCAACCTTGCCGAGCGCAAAAAGGAGCTTGCCACCATCAAGGTTCTGGGCTTCTATGACAAAGAAGTGTACCGCTACATCTTCCGCGAGATCGAGCTTTTGTCCCTCATCGGCTCCGGCGTGGGCCTGCTGCTGGGCGTGCCGCTGCACCGGTTCATCGTCCTGACCGTGGAAATGGATCAGCTGATGTTTATTCGCACCATTGCACCCCACAGTTATCTGCTGGCAGTGGCATTGACGATGCTGTTCACCTTTGTGGTGTGCTTTGCCATGCGGCGGCATGTGCGGCATATCAGCATGGTGGAAAGCATGAAAGCCCCGGAGTGACAGCATGACAGCGGCAAAGAACCGGTAAATTCATAAAAGCTTCATATAAATAACATGCTTTCGCAGAAATTCTTTGGTATGATAATGCTACCGACAGGCGGGGCCGCAACCGCCTGAACGGGCAACATGATTCCTCCTTTACCAAACCAAATACCGCAAAACAAAACACCGCGCCTTGTCTGATCCGCAGCAGACAGGGCGCGGTGTCTTGTTTAAACCGTTAAGTTTTCAGCATCTGCGGCAATGGCATCGGCCTGCTGCTGGGTGAGCACGCGGCACTTGACCATCCGCTTGAGCACCACCTGCATCCGCTTGAAGGCAAGCTCTGGGCTGCTGGCGTAGGTGGAAGGCGCATTGGGCATACCCGCCAGATAGATCGCTTCGGCATCGGTCAGCTGGGCCGGTTCCTTGCCAAAGTAGCCCTCGGCAGCTTCTGCAATGCCATAATACCCGCTGCCAAAATAGATGGTGTTGGCGTACATCTCAAAGATCTGCTGCTTGGAGTAGGTCTTTTCAAGATCAAAAGCAGCAAGCATCTCGGCAGCCTTGCGGGCCAGATGCTTGTCCTGCGTGAACAGCTCGTTCTTGGCAAGCTGCTGGGTCAGGGTGCTGCCACCCTCGGCCAGCGAGTGGGTGCGCAGGTCGGCCAGCAGGGCGCGGGCAATGGCCCCCGGGTCAATGCCCTTGTGGGTCATAAAATGCTCGTCCTCGGTGCAGATGACTGCGTTAATATAGATCTGCGGCAGCGCATCGTAGGAAGTATAGCTCCCGCGGGCACAGATGGTGTCGTACATGGAAGCCACTGGGTAACTGCTGGCGGCACTGCGGTACAGCTGCCTGCCCTGATAAAAGAACCAGCCGCCTGCCAGCAGCCCGCCAAGCAGCAGGATGCAAAGAACAACGAGCAGGCTCTGCTTTAAAAAATGAAAGAAACGATGCAGCATCGAAAAAACTCCTTTGATGATAAAAAAGAACGCTACCATAATAAACGATTTGCAGGGCGTTTGCAAGGAATAGCTTTAGTATAACAATAAAATTTTAAGGTTTTATCAATGGAAAAATAAAAATTTTCGAAGAAGCAGAAGTGTTACTCCTGTTGGAACTGCACAACGGGATGCTGCAAATGCGGGCTGCGCATCGTGCAGAAAACTCAATTTGAAAAAAACTGGAATTAACCTATTGACAAACTGGGTAAGAGAGAATATAATGCAAACAATAAATCCACAAACCTAGTGGGAAAAAGAAAGCAAAGGTTTTGCTTCCCGGTACAGAGCAGATAGAGGCGCCGGTTTGTAGATGAGTGGGAAAGAGTTTTACGGGAAAGGAGGGCACGGATATGAAGCTGATTTGGAACGACCTGCTGCATGCAAACTTCCGCTGTGGGCGAATGTGCGGTGACCGGGCAGAACATCTGGCTGTGAACTGTACGATGCCCTCTTGCTGTGCACGAATGTGTACCCGAATGTGACGTTGACAGAATCGCTTTGAATTGTGTTTGCCCGATGCGCTTTTGTATCACGCATCGGGATTTTTTGTATCAGAAAATTATACTATAAGTACAAATAGAGAGGTAAAATACTATGTCTAACTATAAATTTGAGACCCTGCAGCTTCACGTTGGCCAGGAGCAGGCCGATCCCGCAACCGATTCCCGTGCAGTGCCTATCTATCAGACCACTTCCTATGTGTTCCGCAACAGCCAGCACGCAGCAGACCGCTTTGGTCTGGCAGATGCCGGCAACATCTACGGCCGTCTGACCAACTCCACGCAGGACGTGTTCGAGAAGCGCATCGCTGCTCTGGAGGGCGGCGTGGCTGCTCTGGCAACCGCCTCCGGTGCCGCTGCCATCACCTACACCATCGAAGCACTGGCACAGGCCGGTGACCACATCGTGGCTCAGAAGACCATCTACGGCGGCAGCTACAACCTGCTGGAGCACACCCTGACCCAGTTCGGTGTCACCACTACCTTTGTCAATGCACACGATCTGGCTGAGGTGGAGAATGCCATCCAGCTCAACACCAAGGCCGTCTATCTGGAAACTCTGGGCAACCCCAACAGCGATATCCCCGATATCGATGCCATTGCAGCCATCGCGCACAAGCACGGCCTGCCGCTGGTCATCGATAATACCTTCGGCACCCCGTACCTGATCCGTCCCATTGAGCACGGCGCAGATATCGTCGTCCATTCCGCCACCAAGTTCATCGGCGGCCACGGCACCACGCTGGGCGGCATCATCGTGGACAGCGGCAAGTTCGACTGGAAGGCAAGCGGTAAGTTCGGCAACATTGCTGACCCCAACCCCAGCTATCACGGCGTTTCCTTTGCCGATGCAGCAGGCCCCGCAGCTTTTGTCAC
Above is a genomic segment from Faecalibacterium taiwanense containing:
- a CDS encoding FtsX-like permease family protein; translation: MRAVLKSYRKNILREMKDNLSRMVSLFGIVALGVMMLTGLMSFAPSMRIAGQKYYVQQNVFDLRVLSTLGLSEEDIAAIAAVDGVEAVQPVKYQDVEAQWQGQSETAVVRLQQLPADPGADTAENMDRLVLLSGRMPEAPDECVVHVMGYGDPVEPGTVLTLPEDTEHVSRKQFTVVGTVQDPQHFSTDKESSTAGDGQLDDIVFLPEGSLTMGYYTACYLKVKNADLYDNYSDAYQAAVDDTAARVKAISGAQCTARRAELIEDASAELADARAEYNDKKAEADRQFAEAEQQLADAQAQLDSAKAQLDAGEAELAANKKALPDTMQGGADELVSGEEQLLEFEDQLQQIEMLVNLKKVADPLLGYAETALNNAQKALDEAEPADEEYTDLRDALQKAQDAYDNISGQLNGYQAQLDAGKRQMYAQGLISSPSLSNEQLVTEAKAALRQMKVKLLQGQLQLTTGTATAYTQFDAARTRLDEGWQQYNDGVQQLADSRAEYESQKADAEQQLADGLAQLNDAEEQVSQIKSGEWYVLDRGSTVSFVTFEQYADRMDAIARVFPVFFFLVAALVATTTMTRMVDENRLQLGTLKALGYSNAKIAGKYLFYALSASVLGSIVGMVIGFVVFPLIIWYAYQMIFSMSTFTLHFYPGMAAASVAISAAVIGFATWNACRASLKEKTAALLLPRAPVAGKRIFLEYITPLWQHMSFSQKTTARNLFRYKKRFFMTVLGVAGCTALLLIGFGIQDSILPIVDKQSGQLTHNDLTISLSDEKALTMEQGLADTLDSSSAVHSWGAFYTKSTTLYNEEGGSADVSIVGAEDDARMTEYFTFRTRVGHDPIPFEEDSVILTEKTALNLGLSVGDTFYVEAADGSRVPLVLTGITENYMFTRLYLSGAQLESLLGGTPEWNTVYGLTGCTTEAEYNALRTKLLDCNYVSSVSFTEDTTSMFGSLIGSLNYVVVLIIVCAAALAAVVLYNLISVNLAERKKELATIKVLGFYDKEVYRYIFREIELLSLIGSGVGLLLGVPLHRFIVLTVEMDQLMFIRTIAPHSYLLAVALTMLFTFVVCFAMRRHVRHISMVESMKAPE
- a CDS encoding biosynthetic peptidoglycan transglycosylase; this translates as MLHRFFHFLKQSLLVVLCILLLGGLLAGGWFFYQGRQLYRSAASSYPVASMYDTICARGSYTSYDALPQIYINAVICTEDEHFMTHKGIDPGAIARALLADLRTHSLAEGGSTLTQQLAKNELFTQDKHLARKAAEMLAAFDLEKTYSKQQIFEMYANTIYFGSGYYGIAEAAEGYFGKEPAQLTDAEAIYLAGMPNAPSTYASSPELAFKRMQVVLKRMVKCRVLTQQQADAIAADAENLTV
- a CDS encoding O-acetylhomoserine aminocarboxypropyltransferase/cysteine synthase family protein, which gives rise to MSNYKFETLQLHVGQEQADPATDSRAVPIYQTTSYVFRNSQHAADRFGLADAGNIYGRLTNSTQDVFEKRIAALEGGVAALATASGAAAITYTIEALAQAGDHIVAQKTIYGGSYNLLEHTLTQFGVTTTFVNAHDLAEVENAIQLNTKAVYLETLGNPNSDIPDIDAIAAIAHKHGLPLVIDNTFGTPYLIRPIEHGADIVVHSATKFIGGHGTTLGGIIVDSGKFDWKASGKFGNIADPNPSYHGVSFADAAGPAAFVTYIRAILLRDTGATISPFNAFLLLQGTETLSLRIERHVENTKKVVEFLANHPQVEKVNHPSLPDHPDHALYEKYFPNGGASIFTFNIKGGREEAFKFIDNLKIFSLLANVADVKSLVIHPASTTHSQLNDEELAEQQIYQNTIRLSIGTEHIDDIIADLEAGFAAVRGE